In a single window of the Frondihabitans peucedani genome:
- a CDS encoding SufE family protein, with product MTGSAPSESAALPEALAEIRHDFLDLGVKDRLQLLLEFSNELPELPARYADHPDLLEQVVECQSPVFIFVEIDDGLVHLYATAPRESPTTRGFASIVAQGLDGLTVDEALGVPDDYPQTIGLVEAVSPLRIRGMTALLGRAKRQIREKSAA from the coding sequence ATGACCGGCTCCGCACCGTCCGAGTCCGCCGCTCTCCCCGAGGCGCTGGCCGAGATCCGTCACGACTTCCTCGACCTCGGCGTGAAAGACCGCCTCCAGCTGCTCCTCGAGTTCTCGAACGAGCTCCCGGAGCTCCCCGCGCGCTACGCCGACCACCCCGACCTCCTTGAGCAGGTCGTCGAGTGCCAGTCGCCGGTGTTCATCTTCGTCGAGATCGACGACGGGCTCGTCCACCTCTACGCGACGGCTCCGCGGGAGTCGCCGACCACGCGCGGCTTCGCGTCGATCGTGGCGCAGGGACTCGACGGGCTCACGGTCGACGAGGCGCTCGGAGTCCCCGACGACTACCCGCAGACCATCGGTCTCGTCGAGGCGGTCAGCCCGCTCCGCATCCGCGGGATGACGGCGCTGCTCGGCCGGGCCAAACGGCAGATCCGCGAGAAGTCGGCCGCGTGA
- a CDS encoding dihydrofolate reductase family protein, translated as MILRLLHRSPDAGPDVETALEVGADATQETLASWYAPPATPWLRINLIAAVSGDAAGADGTSDTLSNPADRAILRAVRDVADAVVVGAASVRAEGYRVPPSAKLVVVTSTGDLSGHRIAPERAERVVVVCPENAVGRVEESLGDSLCRLATIAPVADTGGRIAPRAIVETLHARGLTSLVCEGGPSLAGQFVRDHLVDELCLSTSPVVIGSGLPVFGSERFDASRLSLSQLLIDDQSALYARWRVEGAEATR; from the coding sequence GTGATCCTGCGTCTCCTGCACCGGTCGCCCGACGCCGGGCCCGACGTCGAGACCGCCCTCGAGGTCGGCGCCGACGCCACGCAGGAGACTCTCGCCAGCTGGTACGCCCCGCCCGCGACGCCCTGGCTGCGCATCAATCTGATCGCTGCTGTCTCGGGCGACGCGGCCGGGGCCGACGGCACGAGCGACACCCTCAGCAATCCCGCCGACCGCGCGATCCTGCGGGCCGTCCGCGACGTCGCCGACGCCGTCGTCGTGGGCGCCGCGAGCGTCCGGGCCGAGGGGTACCGCGTACCGCCGTCGGCGAAGCTCGTCGTCGTCACCTCGACCGGCGACCTCAGCGGTCACCGCATCGCGCCCGAGCGTGCCGAGCGCGTGGTCGTCGTCTGCCCCGAGAACGCGGTCGGCCGGGTCGAGGAGTCCCTCGGCGACAGCCTCTGCCGGCTCGCCACGATCGCGCCGGTGGCCGACACGGGCGGCAGGATCGCGCCCCGGGCCATCGTCGAGACCCTCCACGCGCGCGGCCTCACGTCGCTCGTCTGCGAGGGCGGACCGTCGCTCGCCGGTCAGTTCGTCCGCGACCACCTGGTCGACGAGCTGTGCCTCTCGACGTCGCCGGTCGTCATCGGGAGCGGCCTGCCCGTCTTCGGCTCGGAGCGCTTCGACGCCTCGAGGCTGAGCCTCAGCCAGCTGCTCATCGACGACCAGAGCGCTCTGTACGCCCGGTGGCGGGTCGAAGGCGCCGAAGCCACCCGCTGA
- a CDS encoding alpha/beta hydrolase family protein, whose translation MTRVAGSPGGLGIPAVPVMSPRRAAARLVAIIAGVSAGGAGVVALAGFAGLTYAVARFVVTPARERHERIRILRVDHDEGTVALTSTPDTRLPGRYGFLFDEGRGYARLGEVVSDDGAVVVRRVDAVDEGALDEARRGRLLGWYYRRPSDLGLPFTEVEVDTDAGPAPAWEIPAADADPGAPTGGRWAVIVHGRGVVRAETLRAVPPFREAGFTTLVVSYRNDGEAPASSDGRYGLGLTEWADVDAAIEYAVEHGATSVVLMGWSMGGALVLQTLLRSEHRGVIEGLVLESPVVDWRTTLRYQGDALHLPGPMQKAVLAILGARRLSAITGQAAPIDFDALDLVAGAEKITVPVLILHSDDDGFVPSTASRALALARPDLVTLEDFHVARHTKLWNMEPERFEGAISGWLRRLRPATGRTERSGRR comes from the coding sequence ATGACACGTGTCGCAGGATCACCCGGTGGTCTCGGGATCCCCGCCGTCCCCGTGATGTCGCCCCGTCGGGCCGCGGCCCGTCTGGTCGCGATCATCGCCGGCGTGTCGGCGGGCGGCGCCGGGGTCGTGGCACTCGCGGGCTTCGCCGGTCTGACCTACGCGGTCGCCCGCTTCGTCGTCACGCCGGCGAGAGAGCGGCACGAGCGGATCCGCATCCTGCGCGTTGACCACGACGAGGGCACCGTCGCCCTGACCTCGACGCCCGACACCCGCCTGCCGGGCCGCTACGGGTTCCTCTTCGACGAGGGCCGGGGCTACGCCCGGCTGGGCGAGGTCGTCAGCGACGACGGCGCCGTCGTCGTCCGCCGGGTCGACGCGGTCGACGAGGGCGCCCTCGACGAGGCGAGGCGCGGGCGGCTCCTCGGCTGGTACTACCGGCGTCCATCCGACCTCGGACTGCCCTTCACCGAGGTCGAGGTCGACACCGACGCCGGGCCGGCACCCGCCTGGGAGATCCCGGCGGCCGATGCCGATCCCGGTGCGCCCACGGGCGGCCGCTGGGCCGTGATCGTCCACGGCCGGGGAGTGGTGCGGGCCGAGACCCTCCGCGCGGTGCCGCCGTTCCGCGAGGCCGGGTTCACGACCCTCGTCGTCTCGTACCGCAACGACGGCGAGGCTCCGGCGTCGTCGGACGGCCGCTACGGGCTCGGGCTCACCGAGTGGGCCGACGTCGACGCGGCCATCGAGTACGCCGTCGAGCACGGCGCGACGAGCGTCGTCCTGATGGGCTGGTCGATGGGCGGCGCCCTCGTGCTGCAGACGCTCCTCCGCTCGGAGCACCGCGGCGTCATCGAGGGGCTCGTCCTCGAATCGCCGGTGGTCGACTGGCGGACGACGCTCCGCTACCAGGGCGACGCGCTCCACCTGCCCGGTCCTATGCAGAAGGCCGTCCTCGCGATCCTGGGCGCCCGTCGCCTCTCGGCGATCACCGGGCAGGCCGCACCGATCGACTTCGACGCGCTCGACCTCGTCGCCGGGGCCGAGAAGATCACGGTGCCGGTGCTGATCCTGCACAGCGACGACGACGGGTTCGTGCCCTCGACCGCGTCGCGGGCTCTGGCGCTCGCCCGACCGGACCTCGTGACGCTGGAGGACTTCCACGTCGCCCGGCACACGAAGCTCTGGAATATGGAGCCCGAGCGCTTCGAGGGGGCGATCAGCGGGTGGCTTCGGCGCCTTCGACCCGCCACCGGGCGTACAGAGCGCTCTGGTCGTCGATGA
- a CDS encoding DUF3000 domain-containing protein: protein MSETPSGPQATPVLPAAFAAAVDAIRALESRDDLAVTEIPAPGGLAPSSFALAADVVGARGAADPDLGTGRFIVLYDADEPEQWGGPWRVVSFAQAPLETEIGLDPFVADVAWSWLIDSLEANGAEYTAASGTATKILSTGYGELAAQGDGAQLELRASWSPTGGSLASHVEAWSELICTLAGLPPTAEGVTLLASRRVGREQ, encoded by the coding sequence GTGTCCGAAACTCCCTCAGGTCCTCAGGCGACGCCGGTGCTGCCCGCCGCCTTCGCGGCCGCGGTGGACGCGATCCGCGCGCTCGAGTCGCGCGACGACCTGGCGGTCACCGAGATCCCGGCTCCGGGCGGACTCGCCCCGAGCTCCTTCGCTCTCGCAGCCGACGTCGTCGGCGCGCGGGGTGCCGCCGATCCCGACCTCGGGACCGGCCGCTTCATCGTCCTGTACGACGCCGACGAGCCCGAGCAGTGGGGCGGCCCCTGGCGCGTGGTCAGCTTCGCGCAGGCTCCCCTCGAGACAGAGATCGGTCTCGACCCGTTCGTCGCCGACGTCGCCTGGAGCTGGCTCATCGACTCGCTCGAGGCGAACGGCGCGGAGTACACCGCCGCGTCCGGGACGGCCACCAAGATCCTCTCGACCGGGTACGGCGAGCTGGCGGCGCAGGGCGACGGAGCGCAGCTCGAGCTGCGCGCGTCGTGGTCGCCGACCGGCGGCTCGCTCGCCTCGCACGTCGAGGCCTGGTCCGAGCTGATCTGCACGCTCGCCGGGCTCCCCCCGACCGCCGAGGGCGTGACCCTCCTCGCTTCCCGAAGGGTGGGGCGTGAGCAGTAG